The Juglans regia cultivar Chandler chromosome 6, Walnut 2.0, whole genome shotgun sequence genome contains the following window.
agatgCATTAACACTAATTCATTTCTTTGAAGTAAGAAGCTGTATGCTTGCACTCCGTCAACTAGATTATGGCATACTATAGAAAATAATTACTTTCCCTTttatatggtttgaagagaTTCAGGCTTCGCTTGTGTAACTTGGTTATACgatataaattatctcatctcatttaattattataatttttatataaaatataataaataatttaatttttttaaattaaaaaaaattaatattaaaaaattatattttaataataattatttaattttaaaaatatttaatttattaaaaaatttcaaatttcaaacctattttgattgaaaatacGGTTGATAATAATGAATCTGATTTTGATGAGGGCAAAAcagaaaatctcattttttttccccacaGAGAAGAATATTAGATTTGAGgaattctatatattaatctttATTAACTTTTACACcataaatttatagtttttatttttattttttatttatttttaaatgtaaaagtatttttttataagatatgaatatatttttgtggGGTAGTAAATGATTactgtatagaatttttcatcagATTTTGCTATAGAAAACAGCCATTCAACGGGGCTTAGCCAGTAAAACACAGTTCAAAACCAGCTCGCCCAGTTTCCCTGTACTTAACGAAGCCatctttcttcctttcattcGTTCGCTCTTCGATTCTCTTCGTCGTCAATTCCCTTTAATTCTATCAGCCACTGCAAACCCAATTTCCTGCAGTTTCTCCCTAACTTCCACTTCCATTTTCTCGGAAGAAAAGGTGTACCGCAGGACCTACGCACTGCGCACAGAAATGTTGTCAGCTTTTTCTCTTCGTGTGAGGCGCTCCTGAAAACGACGCAGTTTAGACTTTTCCTGAGGCTCTCAGTTGTCATAATACGCAACGGAATCTGAGTCTTCCGAGGCTCTTCCAAGCTCATTTTGAATACAATAAAATAGAGCTCTTTTTAAGACTACATGTAAACCCTAGGCTCTGGTAAAGAGGAAAAGGTGAACCCATTTTGCTGATTTTGATGAAGTTCTTATTCGTGTCCGTAAAATCCCAAGTGGGTCGTGTTTCCTAGGGTTTTGTGCTGATTTGAAATCTGGGTTTCAGTGGAAAATGGGGTTTTGGGGTTGTGGGATTTAGATATTTCAGGGTTTTAGTGCTTTGAACGAACCCTAAGGGACTGGAATTGGGGAATTTGATGGTGGAAAAGTGAAATCCGTGCTGGCAGCTCGAGGGGCCAGGTCAATGAATGCAGCTAGAGGAATtgactttttatattttgaattttggaatTAGGGTTTTCGGAGTGATTTGAGcctcaaagaaaagaaaatgctaacTTCAGTGGATTTTGTAGGTGGGTTTTGGATGATTTTGCGGAATTCGTGATTTTGAGGATTTGAAAGATTTGTTACGATATTTGTATTGGACCAAAGGGGTTGTTAATGATGTCGGGAGCTCCAAGGGTGAGGTCTATGAATGTGTCTGATTCCGAAGCAAGGCCGGTGCTTGGTCCCGCGGGGAATGGGAACAAGACCGGGTTGTTGATTGCACGAAAACCTGGTACGAAGCCATTGAGAAAGATGGAGAAATCAGCCGGGGAGGCTACATTGGCCGAAGATATGAAAGCCTGTAAATCTTCTCGGGTTGCTACTTCCTCTCCCCAGCTGCATTCTGTCAATGTGTCTTCAATGCTTCGACGGCACGAGCAGTTGTTACACTTCAATTTGTCATTAAGCGCTTCGTGTTCATCTGATGCTTCTACGGATTCATTTCATAGTCGAGCTTCTACTGGCAGGTTGATTCGGTCGAATAGTCTGGGGAGTAGGAGAAAGCTGTCTGCTTCCAAGCCAAGAAGTGTGGTTTCTGATGGTGGTTTGGAGTCTCTACCCGAGGGATTGCAGACCAAGAAGAGATGTGCGTGGTTGACACCGAATGCAGGtttgttctttcttctttggAGTTGGATAATTACTGAAATTTCCAAAGGTTCACGATTTTGTAGTACATATTGTgcctttttttcatttgaatgtTTTCTTCACTGGATGGGGCCACCGATCTCTCTGCTGGACATATCCGCTCTTTCCTTCTATTCCGAGTAGCAGACAATCTCATGCAAGATCAGACAGTCCCTAGAAATGTCTGCTGTTACCTAACATTGTCTTACAGCTTGCCTTCCTTCTCTAACTGGTAGTTGAATACTTTTACAAGTCAATACTTCTACATTGGAAGAATAGACAAGTGAGATGGGATTAACTTGGATGATTCTGTTTAGCAGTATGTGGGTGTAAATTGTAATGGTCGCCTTTTAAGAGCCAAAATTTTTAGTAATTtgcatcaaattattttattaatatatgggCTCAGATTTAAATAGGAAAGTTGCATTGTGAAGTATTTGTTTTCTGGGAAAGCCAGTTTTGGATTGGTTTGGTCCTGCATCAATTTTAATTCAAGTGACTATGGTTGCAGTCGTCATTCTATTGAACTGAAAAGTGAACCAACGcatcttttttaaatagactgAAGGGGTTTAATTAATGGAGGAATGAGAATATGGCTGTGATAGAGTTCAGTAGGAAATACGTGTGGCTGACTGACACAATCAGAATTTGGGCTTTATTAAATGTAATTCGCTCTGCACATGTTTGTGGTCGGTTTCCGGATTTAAATTGTTTTGCACAAGATTTTGATCTGAGTTCAAGTTATTTGTCTgttagttctctctctctctcttttatgttGACTATTGATTCGTATCTAGATTCTTAGATAAAACCCTATTAAACTGAGAAATCAGTCAAGTAAAAGCCCCTGTTTCTATGACTTCATCAttcaaatgataaatttaaacaTGATTGAACATTTTCATTTGGTGAAATATTCTCCCTGCCCAATCTTAAGTGATGTACTGATAGGTCACTTGGTGCAAAAGGATCTAATAACTCTACTTCATGTCTCTTAGTTTTCTTAAATTCAGATATACTTTCAACATTGCCTTTAGTATTTTGTAATAACTTAACTACATTGGAGGTACCGCATTACAAGAAGTTTAGAAATGAGCATAACTCTGCAGTTTATCTGATGTTGGAGgcaatattttagaaaaaaaaaattggcgtCCAGATGTTTGCTTTTCCTTGCAGTTTGTGTTCTATGACTATGATTGCCTTGAATGAATTAAAATACCATGTCTTGCAAGTTTAATTAGTTCTTGTTGCTTCTCTGACTGTTTTGTTGTTATTTGGTTAAAAGATTGGAGATTTAACACTTTAAATCCATCCACAATAAGATgtgattctttttttctttgaaaagtttttcaaatttcattaagAGTGCAAAGGGATGCAATCCAAGTACACAGAGCATTCAAGAGAAAGCACCCAATTAGAGAGGGAAGACAAAAACTAGGGAAAAGTAACTTGTATGTATCTGTAAGTTGTATTGTATATGACACTCAAGCTTTAGTATGCAATGTGATTGTGAAAGCCATTGCTCCTGTATGTTGCCTTGCAGTGCTGATATGCTTCTCGTAGATTTTATTTGCTGACATATTTTCTGTCGCTGAAACCAGAGCCATGTTATGCTGCTTTCCACGATGAAGAATGGGGGGTTCCTGTACATGATGACAAGTATGGGATCAGAACATTGCTTGCTTTCATATTGATTGAAGGGGTACCCCTTTTTGATATTTGATTATATTACCAGTTTTGGCTTTTTGCTGAATATCCCCAATCTCATCCAGGAAATTGTTTGAGCTGCTTGTCCTTTCTGGTGCTTT
Protein-coding sequences here:
- the LOC108981927 gene encoding uncharacterized protein LOC108981927, encoding MMSGAPRVRSMNVSDSEARPVLGPAGNGNKTGLLIARKPGTKPLRKMEKSAGEATLAEDMKACKSSRVATSSPQLHSVNVSSMLRRHEQLLHFNLSLSASCSSDASTDSFHSRASTGRLIRSNSLGSRRKLSASKPRSVVSDGGLESLPEGLQTKKRCAWLTPNAEPCYAAFHDEEWGVPVHDDKKLFELLVLSGALAELTWPAILIKRHIFREVFADFDPVAVSKFNEKMIIAPGSPASSLLSELKLRAIIENARQISKVIDEFGSFGKYIWSFVNHKPIVSRFRYPRQVPVKTPKADAISKDLVRRGFRSVGPTVIYSFMQVAGITNDHLISCFRFQECVAAAEGREENGIKLHKAGETNPDNVELQAQSSVYLVDMFTATH